One Chloroflexota bacterium DNA segment encodes these proteins:
- a CDS encoding winged helix DNA-binding domain-containing protein, which translates to MTLTISLDHARAIAIAAQGLDRRPNAVDQTTLQQTIQRMQIVQIDTINVVARAPYFVLWSRLGDYDPVWFDQLQFPAGQLFEYWAHAASFLPIELFPLLRPAMLRYIHDWHRSRRWLEEHKAVADGVLAMIRERGPLRSADFEAPADHAGGGWWNWKPAKSALDILWGMGELMIVRREKFQRVYELTERVMPNWDDRAVLSFEAAAEQLSERGLRAMGIATERHLPDYFRQRRPGIKERLQTWAAEGKAIEVQVEGWKTPAYIHHEQRHLLEQTPMPSLTTMLSPFDNLIWDRQRTLDFWQFDYRLECYTPAPKRRYGYFTLPILWKDRVIGRIDVKAERSAGIFRVHALHLEPNIELSEALYDDLAVMLRDCANWHRTPTISITMSDPPQVAGEVQARVG; encoded by the coding sequence ATGACTCTGACTATCTCGCTTGATCACGCGCGGGCGATTGCGATTGCTGCCCAAGGCTTAGATCGCCGTCCCAACGCTGTTGATCAAACCACATTGCAACAAACCATCCAGCGCATGCAAATTGTCCAGATCGATACGATCAATGTGGTGGCGCGTGCGCCCTACTTCGTGCTCTGGAGTCGTTTGGGCGATTACGATCCTGTTTGGTTTGATCAATTGCAGTTTCCGGCTGGCCAATTATTTGAATATTGGGCACACGCAGCCTCGTTCTTGCCGATCGAATTATTTCCCTTGTTGCGTCCGGCGATGTTGCGTTATATCCACGACTGGCACAGATCGCGGCGTTGGCTAGAGGAACATAAGGCGGTGGCTGATGGCGTGCTGGCCATGATTCGCGAACGTGGCCCGTTGCGTTCAGCCGATTTTGAAGCACCTGCCGATCATGCTGGCGGTGGCTGGTGGAATTGGAAACCAGCCAAATCGGCGCTTGATATCCTCTGGGGCATGGGTGAATTGATGATTGTGCGCCGCGAGAAATTTCAACGGGTCTACGAATTAACTGAGCGGGTTATGCCCAATTGGGATGATCGCGCTGTGCTTAGTTTTGAGGCAGCCGCCGAGCAATTGAGTGAGCGTGGCTTGCGGGCGATGGGGATTGCTACCGAGCGGCATTTGCCCGATTATTTTCGCCAACGCCGACCAGGCATTAAAGAACGCTTGCAAACCTGGGCGGCTGAAGGCAAGGCGATCGAGGTGCAGGTGGAAGGTTGGAAAACTCCAGCCTATATTCATCATGAACAGCGCCATTTGTTGGAGCAAACACCCATGCCTAGCCTGACGACGATGCTTTCACCTTTCGACAATTTAATTTGGGATCGTCAGCGAACGCTGGATTTTTGGCAGTTTGACTATCGGCTTGAATGCTATACCCCAGCTCCCAAGCGGCGCTATGGCTATTTCACCTTGCCAATTCTCTGGAAAGATCGGGTAATTGGGCGGATTGATGTCAAGGCTGAACGCAGTGCCGGGATTTTTCGGGTGCATGCCCTGCATTTGGAACCAAACATCGAGCTAAGCGAAGCTTTGTACGACGATTTGGCCGTGATGCTGCGCGATTGTGCCAACTGGCATCGCACGCCAACCATCAGCATTACCATGAGCGATCCGCCGCAGGTGGCTGGCGAAGTGCAAGCTCGCGTGGGCTAG
- a CDS encoding GNAT family N-acetyltransferase — protein MTIAFEIRPAHAHEEWAVAQLFEGLHHYNTSLDHYFSLSPDWREALHTFLIDQALNQRGITMLAWHGSTPIGLLIMAGQQDAALFKHRNWAELLALYVVQEARGQGVAQSLLNLAQAWASQHSYQRIQLYVTASNHRAKRFYQAQGWQCVQEIWRLSLDQGQQLADYAEPMSVCLSSQRE, from the coding sequence ATGACGATTGCTTTTGAAATTCGCCCAGCGCACGCTCATGAGGAATGGGCGGTTGCACAACTGTTTGAAGGATTACACCACTATAACACATCGCTTGATCACTACTTTAGCTTGTCGCCAGATTGGCGCGAGGCCTTACATACATTTTTGATCGATCAAGCGCTGAATCAACGTGGTATAACCATGCTGGCATGGCATGGCTCAACCCCAATTGGTTTATTGATCATGGCAGGTCAGCAAGATGCAGCATTATTTAAGCATCGCAATTGGGCTGAGTTACTGGCATTGTATGTTGTGCAAGAAGCTCGGGGGCAGGGCGTGGCGCAAAGCTTGCTTAACTTAGCCCAAGCATGGGCCAGCCAACATAGCTATCAACGGATACAGTTGTATGTAACCGCTAGTAATCATCGCGCCAAACGCTTCTATCAAGCCCAAGGATGGCAGTGTGTGCAAGAAATTTGGCGTTTGAGCCTCGATCAAGGCCAACAACTGGCAGATTATGCCGAACCCATGAGCGTTTGTCTGAGCAGTCAGCGCGAATAA
- a CDS encoding SpoIIE family protein phosphatase: MVLRLIKRSLVARLVAMFCLVATLAVSLLGFTAYWLGQGAIEQSVVERLSIATSLKEQEIERWIDDQRKEVQLLAGLPLVRTNANMLANSKLVSPEANSAYDTLATYLRSVVKNQTKFDEIFVLNQVGRVIFSTDPLREGSIVSGLEYVNVGQFGLYIENIYPNDLDIPTMTIASPLFDQNNNVYAVLAAHVNLARLDDILVQRVGLGRSSETYLVDSKQRFVSSKRFGRPGMPIVVDSYGIQQALAKQNGNAKYQNYAGDDVVGVYRWLEGRDLILLSEVSQTEAFAPARELSIIIMAIGLVLEGLAVLAVLSLMRRVVLPIAQLTEAAAHVAEGNLQTADLPSRDDELGLLIRSFTRMTAQLRTNREQLEDQVALRTNELRLAYQQLVQVTDQLQEKNDYLQQGLTLAHDIQLGLLSQRPPWEPDLLRANAHSLPSAEVGGDFYSFVDLGNGRVGVAIGDISGKGVGAALMMALVSSTLEERAREGSQPAVLLQTLNSLLIDRLKANHMNAAILYAIYDHATETLHLANAGMVMPYLLRAGTLEEIDVVGLPIGSRPDIHYQERMIQLKPDDHVVFVSDGVVEARNPANQMLGFELLETILAGYRQWPAIEPYHEYLFKQLSNFMQDRSPVDDLTIVWLQK, encoded by the coding sequence ATGGTGCTGCGCTTAATTAAACGCAGCTTGGTTGCCCGCTTAGTGGCAATGTTTTGTTTGGTTGCCACCTTGGCTGTAAGTCTTTTGGGCTTCACAGCCTATTGGCTTGGGCAAGGCGCGATTGAGCAATCGGTCGTCGAACGCCTAAGCATTGCAACCTCGCTCAAAGAGCAAGAAATTGAACGCTGGATCGACGATCAGCGCAAGGAAGTCCAATTATTAGCTGGCTTGCCTTTGGTACGTACAAATGCCAATATGCTGGCCAACTCCAAATTAGTGAGCCCCGAAGCCAATAGTGCCTACGATACCCTCGCAACTTATTTACGTTCAGTCGTCAAAAATCAAACTAAATTTGATGAAATTTTTGTGCTTAATCAAGTTGGGCGGGTCATTTTCTCAACCGATCCGCTGCGTGAGGGCAGTATTGTTAGTGGCCTTGAGTATGTTAATGTTGGCCAATTTGGTTTGTATATCGAGAATATCTACCCCAATGATTTAGATATTCCCACCATGACGATTGCTAGCCCGTTGTTTGACCAAAATAATAATGTCTATGCAGTTTTGGCTGCTCACGTTAATCTAGCGCGGCTTGATGATATTTTGGTTCAACGAGTTGGCTTAGGCCGTAGCAGTGAAACCTATTTGGTCGATAGTAAGCAGCGTTTTGTTTCAAGTAAACGTTTTGGTCGGCCAGGTATGCCAATCGTGGTTGATTCATATGGCATTCAGCAAGCCCTCGCTAAGCAAAATGGCAACGCTAAATATCAAAATTATGCTGGCGACGATGTAGTTGGGGTTTATCGCTGGCTCGAAGGTCGCGATCTGATTTTGCTCAGCGAGGTCAGCCAAACCGAGGCTTTTGCTCCCGCCCGCGAACTAAGCATCATTATTATGGCGATTGGCTTGGTTTTAGAGGGTTTGGCGGTCTTGGCGGTTTTGAGTTTGATGCGGCGAGTGGTCTTGCCGATAGCTCAATTAACCGAGGCAGCGGCCCATGTGGCTGAAGGCAATTTGCAAACTGCCGATTTACCCTCGCGTGATGATGAATTGGGCTTGTTAATTCGTAGTTTTACCCGTATGACCGCGCAACTGCGCACTAACCGCGAGCAACTCGAAGATCAAGTTGCCCTGCGTACCAACGAGTTACGCTTGGCCTATCAGCAATTGGTCCAAGTAACCGATCAACTGCAAGAGAAAAACGATTATCTGCAACAAGGCCTCACTTTGGCTCACGATATTCAGCTTGGTTTGCTCTCGCAGCGCCCGCCATGGGAGCCTGATCTGCTGCGGGCGAATGCCCATTCATTGCCTTCGGCGGAGGTTGGCGGCGATTTCTATAGTTTTGTTGATTTGGGTAATGGCCGGGTTGGAGTGGCAATTGGCGATATTTCGGGCAAGGGTGTTGGCGCAGCCTTGATGATGGCACTGGTTTCAAGCACTTTGGAAGAACGAGCGCGTGAAGGCAGTCAGCCAGCAGTCTTATTGCAAACGCTCAACAGCTTATTGATCGATCGGCTCAAAGCCAATCATATGAACGCGGCAATTCTGTATGCAATTTATGATCACGCGACTGAAACCTTGCATCTTGCTAATGCCGGAATGGTAATGCCCTATTTGCTGCGGGCTGGCACGCTTGAAGAAATTGATGTTGTTGGCTTGCCGATTGGTTCGCGCCCCGATATTCACTATCAAGAACGGATGATTCAACTTAAACCTGATGATCATGTGGTGTTTGTCAGTGATGGCGTGGTTGAAGCGCGTAATCCGGCTAACCAAATGCTCGGCTTCGAGTTGCTTGAAACGATTCTGGCAGGCTATCGCCAATGGCCAGCGATCGAGCCGTATCACGAGTATTTATTCAAACAACTGAGCAATTTTATGCAAGATCGCAGCCCCGTCGATGATCTAACGATTGTCTGGCTGCAAAAATAA
- a CDS encoding M50 family metallopeptidase, which produces MDFSSLAWLAVIPALGFLVVVHELGHYWVGRKMGIKIEEFGIGLPPRAKVLFVRKGIPFTLNWLPLGGFVRFAGEEGGFDDPDSLASASPRRRIPVMAAGVIANVITAIIMFAIIFAIWGYPNLDKVMVASTDEFASNAGFQVEDVFVSINGSPISADEQVRRLVETSGGEPLTVIVQRAGAEQSLRVTPQYSEEAQRYRFGVGLGNPRESVNIFQAIINGFTYSFRLLGEMFMGFAMLIGGLLGTNAAPEGGLAGPVGIARLTGQVARSGLRDYLNFTALLSLNLALINILPIPALDGSRIIFALIEAIRRKKIPPEREAVVHAVGMMMLLGLMLLITVSDVRNIISGEPAITMPPTPTPIVRP; this is translated from the coding sequence ATGGATTTTAGCAGTTTGGCGTGGCTCGCGGTTATTCCCGCTTTAGGCTTTTTAGTTGTTGTTCATGAATTGGGCCACTATTGGGTTGGCCGCAAAATGGGCATTAAGATCGAAGAATTTGGCATTGGGTTACCGCCACGCGCCAAAGTGTTGTTCGTGCGCAAAGGTATTCCGTTTACGCTGAATTGGCTGCCCCTCGGCGGCTTTGTGCGCTTTGCGGGTGAAGAAGGTGGTTTCGACGACCCCGATAGCCTCGCTTCGGCCTCGCCACGTCGCCGGATTCCGGTAATGGCAGCGGGTGTAATCGCCAATGTGATTACTGCGATCATTATGTTTGCGATCATTTTTGCCATTTGGGGCTACCCCAACCTTGATAAGGTCATGGTTGCTTCAACCGATGAATTTGCCTCAAACGCTGGGTTTCAGGTTGAAGATGTGTTTGTCTCGATCAATGGTTCGCCGATTAGCGCTGATGAACAGGTACGGCGTTTGGTTGAAACCAGTGGTGGTGAGCCATTAACCGTAATTGTGCAACGGGCTGGCGCTGAACAAAGCTTGAGGGTAACCCCCCAATACAGCGAAGAAGCACAACGCTATCGTTTTGGGGTTGGCTTAGGCAATCCACGCGAATCAGTTAATATTTTCCAAGCGATCATCAACGGGTTTACCTATAGTTTTCGGCTATTAGGTGAAATGTTTATGGGCTTTGCGATGTTGATCGGCGGTTTGCTAGGCACGAATGCAGCGCCGGAAGGTGGCTTAGCTGGCCCAGTTGGCATCGCTCGCTTGACAGGGCAAGTTGCTCGCTCGGGCTTGCGCGATTATCTTAATTTTACTGCCTTGCTCAGCCTGAATTTGGCCTTGATCAACATTTTGCCAATTCCTGCGCTCGATGGCAGCCGCATTATTTTCGCCTTGATCGAAGCGATTCGCCGCAAGAAGATTCCACCGGAACGCGAAGCAGTTGTGCATGCGGTTGGGATGATGATGTTGCTTGGGTTGATGCTGTTGATTACCGTTTCCGACGTGCGCAATATCATTAGTGGTGAGCCAGCGATTACCATGCCGCCAACCCCAACGCCAATCGTTAGACCATAA
- a CDS encoding Dna2/Cas4 domain-containing protein: MIWLALGLGLLALWLWRRSNQLRTSTGLPWRTVVYHDTAHRELTKALFSARYQLTGKPDYVLADGKALIPVEVKPQRQATSPRQGDILQLAAYCLLLEEATGIAPRYGLLRYAQHTFQVDWTDQLYQALLEALDAMRDDLELNDVERSHEQPWRCRACGFGDRCTDALEYD, translated from the coding sequence ATGATTTGGCTAGCCCTTGGCTTGGGCTTGCTGGCGCTTTGGCTCTGGCGACGGAGCAACCAACTGCGAACGAGTACGGGCCTGCCTTGGCGCACAGTGGTTTATCACGATACTGCCCATCGTGAATTAACCAAAGCCTTATTTTCAGCCCGTTATCAATTAACAGGCAAGCCCGATTATGTCTTGGCCGATGGCAAGGCTTTGATTCCGGTTGAGGTCAAGCCGCAGCGCCAAGCAACTAGCCCACGCCAAGGCGATATTTTGCAATTGGCAGCCTATTGTTTGTTGCTGGAAGAAGCGACTGGCATTGCTCCACGTTATGGTTTGTTGCGCTACGCTCAGCATACCTTCCAAGTCGATTGGACGGATCAACTGTATCAGGCCTTGCTGGAAGCGCTCGACGCGATGCGCGACGACCTTGAGTTAAATGATGTTGAACGTTCGCATGAACAACCATGGCGTTGTCGCGCCTGTGGATTTGGCGACCGCTGCACAGATGCGCTAGAATATGACTAG
- a CDS encoding GNAT family N-acetyltransferase, which produces MQSIQLRPILVEQQAQLATLIADYLAELDPTAGGEYPYLRSYWEDAERVPLWIERAEQRIGFVLLNRYALLPKTTLAIAEFYVEPHARGQGLARQTAWLLFDRFPATWEIRCLASNRVGLSFWQSTLDRYLGHACPALDGAAYGWDGTIWSFVTH; this is translated from the coding sequence ATGCAGTCAATCCAACTACGGCCAATTTTGGTCGAGCAACAAGCCCAATTAGCCACGCTAATCGCTGATTATCTAGCTGAGCTTGATCCGACGGCAGGCGGCGAGTATCCTTATTTGCGCAGCTATTGGGAAGATGCCGAGCGCGTGCCATTGTGGATCGAGCGAGCTGAGCAGCGCATCGGCTTTGTGTTGCTGAATCGCTATGCCTTGTTGCCGAAAACGACGCTGGCGATTGCTGAATTTTACGTCGAGCCGCATGCGCGTGGTCAAGGCTTGGCACGCCAAACTGCTTGGCTGTTGTTTGATCGCTTTCCAGCGACGTGGGAAATCCGCTGTTTAGCGAGTAATCGAGTGGGGCTAAGCTTTTGGCAAAGCACGCTTGATCGCTACTTGGGCCATGCTTGCCCTGCCTTGGATGGCGCGGCCTATGGTTGGGATGGTACGATTTGGAGTTTTGTAACCCATTAA
- a CDS encoding NAD(P)-dependent alcohol dehydrogenase, protein MLTTKGFAAFSADAPFAPFQFERRDLTANDVQIEILYCGICHSDLHQARSEWDGTVYPIVPGHEIVGRVVAVGADVHKFNVGDAVGVGCMVDSCGECFDCRDGQEQFCPKTTYTYNSPDAHTGGVTYGGYSSQIVVDQHFVLRIAEHLDLARVAPLLCAGITTYSPLRHWNVQPGQKVGVVGLGGLGHIGVKIAKAMGAEVVLFTTSPHKAADAERLGASVVISKDAEAMRSQRNSFDFILNTVSAAHNLDAYLSLLKRDGTLCLVGVPENPHPTPSYPDLIFRRRQLTGSLIGGIAETQAMLDFCAEHNVLADIELIGVNQIDQAYERMLKSDVKYRFVIDLASLQAN, encoded by the coding sequence ATGCTAACGACCAAAGGATTTGCTGCTTTTAGCGCCGATGCTCCGTTTGCCCCCTTCCAATTTGAGCGCCGCGATTTAACTGCCAACGATGTACAAATTGAAATTTTATATTGTGGCATTTGCCATTCCGATTTACATCAAGCCCGCAGCGAGTGGGATGGCACGGTCTACCCGATTGTGCCTGGCCACGAAATTGTTGGGCGGGTTGTGGCTGTTGGTGCTGACGTGCACAAATTTAATGTTGGCGATGCTGTTGGGGTTGGCTGTATGGTCGATTCATGTGGCGAATGTTTTGATTGCCGCGATGGCCAAGAACAATTCTGCCCGAAAACCACCTATACCTACAATAGCCCTGATGCGCACACGGGCGGCGTAACTTATGGCGGCTATTCTAGCCAAATTGTGGTTGATCAGCATTTTGTGTTGCGGATTGCCGAGCATTTGGATTTAGCACGGGTTGCGCCATTGCTCTGTGCTGGCATCACCACCTACTCGCCATTGCGCCATTGGAATGTCCAGCCAGGCCAAAAAGTTGGTGTGGTCGGCTTGGGCGGGCTGGGGCATATTGGGGTGAAAATTGCCAAAGCCATGGGTGCTGAAGTAGTTTTATTCACCACATCGCCACATAAAGCCGCTGATGCCGAGCGTTTGGGTGCTTCGGTGGTGATCTCCAAAGATGCCGAGGCCATGCGCAGCCAACGCAACAGCTTCGATTTTATCCTCAATACGGTTTCTGCCGCGCATAATCTTGATGCTTATTTAAGCTTGTTGAAACGTGATGGTACGCTCTGTCTCGTTGGCGTGCCGGAAAATCCTCATCCAACCCCAAGCTACCCCGATTTGATCTTTCGGCGACGACAATTAACTGGCTCGTTGATTGGCGGCATCGCCGAAACTCAAGCAATGTTGGATTTCTGTGCTGAACATAATGTTTTGGCGGATATCGAATTAATTGGAGTAAACCAAATCGACCAAGCCTACGAACGGATGCTCAAAAGTGATGTCAAATATCGTTTTGTGATCGATCTTGCCAGCCTGCAAGCCAATTAA